Proteins encoded in a region of the Drosophila busckii strain San Diego stock center, stock number 13000-0081.31 chromosome 2L, ASM1175060v1, whole genome shotgun sequence genome:
- the LOC108607723 gene encoding LOW QUALITY PROTEIN: uncharacterized protein LOC108607723 (The sequence of the model RefSeq protein was modified relative to this genomic sequence to represent the inferred CDS: substituted 2 bases at 2 genomic stop codons), translating into MSEEQQLPTTEAEQEALPKQKVPTIEVTAEQDAAPTIEATTGEHEKPETPFESESTHALLELEASSSAESRLITELNSPAISVTAIESKDTKVSKLSQAPAKTTAKAETKSKTAVSPDSQLSSSSAKKSKTSLKKAKDAAKNQTLSPTLSFSPRIGMQLSSKPHSKTSLQSKTSRNSIKKKAKTFKGQLSGVHVLKKQIVDKLKEKPKFIPIVTDLSVLTDNFWGYDELKDEQTEAQHSDSESSVEVVVETLSQRFVALKRLMDLPNIEHLTEEEWDKYERLESAEETELGDDQGKFVPAVQTSVTTIESFASWKSQPEKVVSDVDDEPTMDNMEEGAALASTKESLSTEHSLISLTGLIQSDDELFAPRIIVVDAESFTQDALMSLREEGTRTWEAVEVPLTESKLRLIETVCENVLAELINWAVKRSEQHDLKLKRLLDKEKLWSKLSELIELVXRXSSFKKQRLELLVTDYMHRKKRFVFIKKSKQFDWLTYQRFLAGTVDLDHKLKRQLHTNRNSQQISSKLREQAEQARLVDEQRIFDFEQVVRQTLLFDDSYEHLKLTVENTLRHMNSFRSDLSALRLILINTQHRLADIHRRSELLEDLGHGLTMREYMAKQSDTQALAEKINDRKNDLNRLNAKINFEVHALAHLKCKEQMCVRTWKRMQHKLKLLESWKRHYRELIYKGKLKHVKFMHDFYRAKNSGSLKHFPELMLDYDATEDALVLKRKSVDKLRQELNRLTRRIRHIEAMTRPSKNTLKNMQQMSSVNLAASLVVMNVS; encoded by the exons ATGAGCGAggaacaacaattgccaacaACTGAAGCAGAGCAAGAAGCCTTGCCCAAGCAGAAAGTGCCAACAATTGAAGTAACTGCTGAGCAAGATGCAGCGCCGACAATTGAAGCTACAACGGGGGAGCATGAAAAGCCTGAAACGCCGTTTGAGAGTGAATCCACACATGCCTTGCTTGAACTGGAAGCTTCCAGCAGTGCAGAATCACGTCTGATAACTGAACTGAATTCACCAGCAATTTCAGTCACCGCTATAGAGTCCAAGGACACCAAAGTATCGAAGCTGAGCCAAGCGCCGGCgaagacaacagcaaaagccGAAACGAAATCAAAAACTGCTGTTAGTCCAGACTctcagctgagcagcagttCAGCCAAAAAGTCCAAAACATCGCTTAAGAAAGCTAAAGACGCAGCCAAAAACCAAACGCTAAGTCCAACTTTAAGCTTCAGTCCGCGCATTGGCATGCAACTGTCTTCGAAACCTCACTCCAAGACCAGTCTGCAGTCAAAAACATCGCGCAACTCAATAAAGAAAAAGGCCAAGACCTTTAAAGGCCAACTAAGTGGGGTGCATgtgcttaaaaaacaaatagtcGACAAATTGAAAGAGAAACCAAAATTCATACCCATTGTAACAGATCTGAGTGTGCTGACCGATAATTTTTGGGGCTATGATGAGCTGAAGGATGAGCAAACTGAAGCTCAGCACTCAGACTCTGAGAGCAGCGTAGAAGTTGTGGTTGAAACGTTGTCGCAGCGTTTTGTTGCGCTTAAGCGTTTAATGGACTTACCCAACATAGAGCACCTAACCGAAGAGGAGTGGGATAAGTACGAGCGGCTGGAATCCGCTGAAGAAACTGAGCTGGGTGATGATCAGGGCAAATTTGTGCCCGCAGTGCAAACCTCGGTGACAACAATTGAAAGTTTTGCCAGCTGGAAATCGCAGCCGGAAAAGGTTGTGTCAGACGTTGACGATGAACCGACCATGGACAACATGGAGGAAGGTGCAGCGCTTGCAAGCACAAAGGAGAGCTTGTCTACAGAGCATTCGCTTATCTCGCTCACAGGTTTAATACAAAGCGACGATGAGTTATTTGCGCCGCGCATCATCGTTGTTGACGCTGAAAGTTTTACGCAGGACGCGCTGATGTCGCTGCGTGAGGAAGGCACACGCACGTGGGAAGCTGTTGAAGTGCCGCTAACAGAGTCCAAGCTGCGCCTGATTGAAACTGTCTGCGAGAATGTGCTGGCTGAGCTCATTAACTGGGCAGTGAAGCGGTCGGAGCAGCATGATCTCAAGTTGAAGCGACTGCTGGACAAGGAGAAGCTCTGGAGCAAGCTGTCGGAACTTATTGAATTGGTATAAAGATGAAGCAGTTTCAAGAAGCAGCGTCTCGAGCTGCTTGTTACCGACTATATGCATCGCAAAAAGCGTTTTGTGTTTATCAAGAAATCCAAGCAATTCGATTGGCTCACCTACCAGCGCTTCTTGGCTGGCACAGTTGACCTTGATCACAAGCTAAAGCGACAACTGCACACGAATCGGAATAGCCAGCAGATCAGCAGTAAGCTGCGTGAACAGGCCGAACAGGCGCGTCTCGTGGACGAGCAGCGCATCTTTGACTTTGAGCAAGTGGTGCGGCAGACTCTGCTCTTTGACGATAGCTACGAGCATCTTAAGCTAACGGTCGAAAATACGCTGCGTCACATGAACAGCTTTCGCAGTGATCTATCCGCATTGCGTTTGATTCTGATCAATACGCAGCATCGATTGGCCGATATTCATAGG AGATCTGAATTGCTTGAGGATCTAGGTCATGGTCTGACCATGCGCGAGTATATGGCCAAGCAAAGTGATACGCAAGCACTGGCAGAAAAAATTAATg ATCGCAAAAATGACTTGAATCGCCTGAAtgcgaaaattaattttgaagtACATGCGCTGGCGCATCTGAAGTGCAAAGAGCAAATGTGCGTACGCACCTGGAAACGCATGCAGCACAAGCTGAAACTGCTTGAAAGCTGGAAGCGTCACTATCGCGAACTCATCTACAAGGGCAAACTGAAACATGTGAAATTCATGCACGATTTCTACAGAGCCAAAAACTCTGGCAGCCTAAAGCATTTTCCGGAACTAATGCTGGACTACGATGCGACAGAGGATGCGTTGGTGCTGAAGCGCAAATCTGTGGACAAACTGCGGCAGGAGCTTAATCGTTTAACTAGGCGTATACGCCATATAGAAGCTATGACGCGGCCAAGCAAAAATACGctcaaaaatatgcagcaaatgtCGTCGGTTAATTTAGCGGCTTCGCTTGTTGTAATGAATGTAAGCTAA